The proteins below are encoded in one region of Aeromonas jandaei:
- the ptsN gene encoding PTS IIA-like nitrogen regulatory protein PtsN has translation MQLEHILSRDCTKSAVPCTSKKRALEIISELAAERLGTSRQALFECLLAREKMGSTGIGAGIAIPHGRIDDEFPPTAILMTFAEPIPFDSIDNQPVDLLFALLVPESECKQHLKTLSLMASKLGDKAVCRQLRQATSDEELYQIMTSA, from the coding sequence ATGCAACTTGAACACATACTGAGTCGGGACTGCACCAAGAGTGCAGTCCCATGTACCAGCAAGAAACGCGCCCTTGAAATCATCAGCGAGCTGGCTGCCGAACGTCTCGGCACCTCCCGCCAGGCGCTGTTTGAATGCTTGCTGGCCCGCGAGAAAATGGGTAGTACCGGGATCGGTGCCGGTATTGCGATCCCCCACGGTCGAATTGACGATGAGTTCCCGCCAACTGCGATCCTGATGACCTTTGCCGAACCTATCCCTTTCGACTCCATCGACAATCAACCGGTTGACCTGCTGTTTGCCTTGCTGGTACCGGAGAGCGAGTGCAAACAGCATCTCAAGACCCTTTCCCTGATGGCTTCCAAGCTGGGCGACAAGGCGGTCTGCCGCCAGTTGCGTCAGGCTACCAGCGACGAAGAGCTCTATCAGATCATGACCTCGGCCTGA
- the hpf gene encoding ribosome hibernation promoting factor, giving the protein MQINLTGHHVEITEALRDYVNNKFAKLERHFDHINNVHVVLSVEKLNQIAEAKLHVSGGEVFANSEHADMYAAIDTLLDKLDRQIIKHKDKLNKK; this is encoded by the coding sequence ATGCAAATTAACCTGACCGGACACCATGTCGAGATCACCGAAGCTCTGCGTGATTATGTGAATAACAAATTTGCCAAACTCGAGCGTCATTTTGACCACATCAACAACGTGCATGTGGTGCTTAGCGTAGAGAAACTGAACCAGATTGCCGAAGCCAAACTGCATGTCAGCGGTGGCGAGGTGTTCGCCAACTCCGAGCATGCCGATATGTATGCCGCGATTGATACCTTGCTCGACAAGCTGGACAGGCAGATCATCAAGCACAAAGATAAGTTAAATAAAAAATAA
- a CDS encoding RNA polymerase factor sigma-54 codes for MKPTLQLRLGQSLTMTPQLQQAIRLLQLSSLELQQEIQQALESNPLLEQEESDVQETAPQEAVDASQLDSSDAMAQEQMPDELPVDTTWDEVYSAGTAQSAGPIHDGEDSVYQGETTENLQDYLLWQMRLTPFSDVDAAIALAIIDAIDESGYLTVALEDIQAAVSSDEVEVELDEVEAVLKRVQHFDPVGIAARSVQECLLIQLEQYAPETPWLNEAKEVILEHMDLLGNRDYRTLARKTRLKESDLKEVLDLIQLLEPRPGNGIIQSDSQYVIPDVSVVKRQNRWVVELNPDSAPRIRVNETYAAMARNARSSTDTQFIRSHLQEAKWFIKSLESRNDTLLKVASCIVEQQQGFFEYGEEAMKPMVLNDIAEAVEMHESTISRVTTQKYMHTPRGIFELKFFFSSHVNTEGGGECSSTAIRALIKKLVTAENPAKPLSDSKIADLLAEQGIMVARRTIAKYRESLFIPPSNQRKRLV; via the coding sequence ATGAAGCCGACATTACAGTTGCGTCTCGGTCAGTCCCTGACCATGACGCCGCAATTACAACAAGCGATTCGTCTGCTCCAGCTCTCCTCTCTGGAACTCCAGCAGGAAATTCAGCAAGCGCTCGAAAGCAATCCTCTGCTGGAGCAGGAAGAGAGCGACGTGCAGGAGACTGCCCCGCAAGAGGCTGTCGATGCCAGCCAACTCGACTCCAGCGATGCCATGGCTCAGGAGCAGATGCCGGACGAGCTACCGGTAGATACCACTTGGGATGAGGTTTACTCCGCCGGTACTGCCCAGAGCGCAGGCCCGATCCACGACGGTGAAGACAGTGTCTATCAGGGCGAGACCACCGAAAACCTGCAGGACTATCTGCTGTGGCAGATGCGGCTCACTCCGTTTAGCGATGTCGATGCCGCCATCGCGCTCGCCATCATTGATGCCATCGACGAGTCTGGTTATCTGACCGTTGCACTGGAGGATATCCAGGCTGCCGTCAGCAGTGACGAGGTGGAGGTCGAGCTCGACGAGGTGGAGGCTGTCCTCAAGCGGGTGCAGCATTTTGACCCGGTCGGTATCGCCGCCCGTTCGGTGCAGGAGTGCCTGCTTATCCAGCTGGAGCAGTATGCCCCCGAGACCCCTTGGCTCAACGAAGCCAAAGAGGTGATCCTCGAGCACATGGATCTGCTCGGCAACCGCGATTATCGCACTCTGGCCCGTAAAACCCGCCTCAAGGAGAGCGACCTCAAGGAGGTGCTGGATCTGATCCAACTGCTGGAGCCGCGCCCCGGCAATGGCATTATCCAGAGCGACTCCCAGTATGTGATCCCCGATGTTTCGGTGGTAAAGCGCCAGAACCGCTGGGTGGTGGAGCTCAACCCCGATTCTGCCCCGCGCATCCGGGTCAACGAGACCTATGCCGCCATGGCCCGCAACGCCCGCAGCAGCACGGATACCCAATTCATCCGCTCCCACCTGCAGGAGGCCAAGTGGTTCATCAAGAGCCTTGAGAGCCGCAACGATACCCTGCTGAAAGTAGCCAGCTGTATTGTCGAGCAGCAGCAGGGCTTTTTCGAGTATGGTGAAGAGGCAATGAAGCCGATGGTGCTCAACGACATCGCCGAAGCGGTGGAGATGCATGAGTCGACCATCTCCCGGGTGACCACCCAGAAATACATGCATACCCCCCGTGGTATCTTCGAATTGAAGTTTTTTTTCTCCAGCCATGTGAACACCGAAGGAGGAGGAGAGTGCTCATCGACCGCAATTCGCGCGCTCATCAAAAAGCTGGTGACGGCAGAGAATCCTGCCAAACCGTTAAGTGATAGCAAGATCGCGGATTTGCTGGCCGAACAGGGTATTATGGTGGCTAGACGCACGATCGCTAAGTATCGCGAATCCTTGTTTATCCCACCTTCCAATCAGCGCAAACGCCTGGTTTAG
- the lptB gene encoding LPS export ABC transporter ATP-binding protein — translation MAVLKAVGLQKSYKRRMVVSDVSLEVGTGQIVGLLGPNGAGKTTSFYMIVGLVQRDAGLITIDDQDISLQPMHVRARNGIGYLPQEASIFRRLTVYENLMGVMQTRKELSREEREDKVQQLLEEFNITHIRDNLGQSLSGGERRRVEIARALAAEPRFILLDEPFAGVDPISVIDIKKIIQHLKDRGLGVLITDHNVRETLDVCEKAYIVSHGQMIAEGAPADILADEQVKRVYLGDQFSL, via the coding sequence ATGGCAGTATTGAAAGCAGTCGGCCTGCAGAAGAGTTACAAGCGTCGCATGGTGGTTAGCGACGTGAGCCTTGAGGTTGGAACCGGTCAGATCGTCGGCCTGCTTGGCCCCAACGGCGCCGGCAAGACCACCTCGTTTTACATGATCGTCGGGCTGGTGCAGCGCGATGCCGGTCTCATCACCATTGACGATCAGGATATCAGCCTGCAGCCCATGCATGTGCGTGCCCGCAACGGCATCGGTTACCTGCCGCAGGAAGCCTCAATTTTCCGCCGCCTCACTGTGTATGAAAACCTGATGGGGGTGATGCAGACGCGCAAGGAGCTGAGTCGCGAAGAGCGGGAGGACAAGGTTCAGCAGCTGCTGGAAGAGTTCAACATCACCCATATCCGCGACAACCTGGGGCAAAGCCTCTCCGGTGGTGAGCGGCGCCGGGTCGAGATTGCCCGGGCGCTGGCAGCAGAACCGCGCTTTATCCTGCTGGATGAACCCTTCGCGGGGGTTGACCCGATTTCTGTGATAGACATCAAGAAGATCATCCAGCACCTGAAAGATAGGGGTCTTGGCGTCTTGATTACCGACCACAACGTCAGAGAGACTCTGGACGTATGCGAGAAGGCTTATATCGTCAGCCACGGCCAGATGATTGCCGAGGGTGCCCCGGCCGATATCCTCGCCGATGAACAGGTCAAGCGCGTCTATTTGGGCGATCAATTCAGTCTATAG
- the lptA gene encoding lipopolysaccharide transport periplasmic protein LptA: MKNANLALAALMLCGTVNAKESDFTEKVYVDAIKQVAEMQDNRITFEQDVTINQGTIRIKADKVVVTRSGEKGAEVMTAYGKPATFFQILDNGKPVNAHGDSIRYELKKRLVTITGNGQLKQEDSQVNGDLIRYDIVKQKMIAESKTPNQRVKTVFLPDQVENFDKPADQKKQGK, translated from the coding sequence ATGAAAAACGCTAATCTGGCCCTCGCCGCTCTGATGCTCTGCGGCACAGTCAACGCCAAGGAGTCCGACTTCACCGAGAAGGTCTATGTCGACGCCATCAAGCAAGTGGCCGAGATGCAGGACAACCGCATCACCTTCGAGCAGGATGTGACCATCAATCAGGGCACCATCAGGATCAAGGCTGACAAGGTTGTGGTAACCCGCTCCGGTGAGAAAGGAGCCGAGGTGATGACTGCCTACGGTAAACCAGCCACCTTCTTCCAGATCCTGGATAACGGCAAGCCGGTCAACGCTCATGGCGACAGCATTCGTTACGAGCTGAAAAAGCGTCTGGTGACTATCACCGGTAACGGCCAGCTCAAGCAGGAAGATAGCCAGGTCAACGGCGACCTGATCCGTTACGACATCGTCAAACAGAAGATGATTGCCGAGAGCAAGACCCCGAACCAGCGGGTCAAGACGGTGTTCCTGCCCGATCAGGTCGAAAATTTCGACAAGCCCGCCGACCAGAAGAAGCAGGGAAAATAA
- the lptC gene encoding LPS export ABC transporter periplasmic protein LptC, with protein MSRQTLLFGLLFLVALVAWQLGKVELVPEAKVKTEHYQPDFVARDLVTTRFDVNGKRTERLESRYAEYFQILEQATFEKPVVYMFDEQGQAEWKVTAETGVLNTDDNVILRDKVHLDGLLPDSFISKLDTPYMELDLVTQDVRSNRQVNILGQDFQTEGVGLKGHLDRKYFELLDQGHAIYFNEKR; from the coding sequence ATGAGCAGACAAACCCTGTTGTTTGGCCTGCTGTTTCTGGTCGCTCTGGTGGCCTGGCAGCTTGGCAAGGTGGAGCTGGTGCCCGAGGCCAAGGTAAAAACCGAGCACTATCAGCCGGATTTTGTCGCCAGAGATCTGGTGACCACCCGGTTCGATGTCAACGGCAAGCGTACCGAGCGGCTGGAATCCCGATATGCTGAGTATTTCCAGATCCTCGAGCAGGCGACCTTCGAAAAACCGGTGGTCTACATGTTTGACGAGCAGGGACAGGCCGAGTGGAAGGTGACGGCCGAGACCGGCGTACTCAATACCGATGACAACGTGATTCTGCGGGACAAGGTGCATCTGGACGGGTTGCTGCCGGACTCCTTTATCTCCAAGCTGGATACGCCCTATATGGAGCTGGATCTGGTGACACAGGACGTACGCAGCAATCGGCAAGTGAACATTTTGGGTCAGGATTTCCAGACCGAAGGGGTTGGCCTCAAGGGCCATCTGGACCGCAAATATTTTGAGCTACTGGATCAAGGTCATGCCATCTATTTCAATGAAAAACGCTAA
- the kdsC gene encoding 3-deoxy-manno-octulosonate-8-phosphatase KdsC — protein sequence MQNVPTLYGPVTRSQFDKAAQIRLLVCDVDGVLSNGFIYMGNNGEELKTFCTRDGAGMRALLNAGIEIAIITGRNSRIVSDRMKSLGVAHVVQGADKKLPHFEALLTKLGLTPEQAAYMGDDTIDLPVMEACGLGIAVADAHPLVLSRADMVTRLGGGMGAVREVCDLILQAQGHDDYQPEVSA from the coding sequence ATGCAAAACGTACCGACCCTCTATGGTCCGGTGACGCGCAGCCAGTTCGACAAGGCGGCGCAAATTCGCCTGCTGGTGTGCGATGTGGACGGGGTGCTCTCCAATGGCTTCATCTACATGGGGAACAACGGCGAAGAGCTGAAAACCTTCTGTACCCGCGACGGTGCCGGCATGCGGGCACTGCTCAATGCCGGGATCGAGATCGCCATCATTACCGGGCGCAACTCTCGTATCGTCAGCGATCGGATGAAGAGCCTGGGGGTGGCCCATGTGGTGCAGGGGGCTGATAAGAAGTTGCCTCATTTTGAAGCGCTGCTGACCAAACTGGGGCTGACACCCGAACAGGCCGCCTATATGGGTGATGACACCATCGACCTGCCGGTGATGGAGGCCTGTGGCCTAGGTATTGCCGTTGCCGATGCCCATCCGCTGGTACTGAGCCGTGCCGATATGGTGACCCGGCTTGGCGGCGGTATGGGGGCTGTGCGCGAAGTGTGCGATCTCATCCTGCAGGCACAGGGCCATGACGATTATCAGCCCGAGGTATCGGCATGA
- a CDS encoding KpsF/GutQ family sugar-phosphate isomerase: MSATPEKVSELFDFRRSARAVLDTEKQAIDGLYQYLNDAFDKACEMVLRCGGKIVVTGMGKSGHIGSKIAATLASTGTPAFFLHPGEASHGDLGMISGGDLIIAISNSGESDEILALLPVLKRRGIPLICMTGNPTSTMAKEANVHLCIKVEKEACPLGLAPTSSTTATLVMGDALAVALLEARGFTADDFALSHPGGSLGKRLLLRVGDLMHSGELLPRVGIDATISEALLEVSRKGLGMTAVVDQHGLLAGLFTDGDLRRILDQQVDIHRTPISRVMTANCVTVGPEMMAAEAVKLMETRKINGLLVVDGDKRPLGAFNMHDLLKAGVI; this comes from the coding sequence ATGTCTGCAACCCCCGAGAAAGTGTCTGAACTGTTCGATTTCCGTCGCAGTGCCCGTGCGGTGCTGGACACAGAAAAGCAAGCGATTGATGGACTCTATCAGTACCTGAACGACGCCTTCGACAAGGCGTGCGAGATGGTGCTCCGTTGTGGTGGCAAGATAGTGGTCACCGGGATGGGCAAGTCGGGCCATATCGGCAGCAAGATTGCCGCTACCCTGGCCAGTACCGGTACGCCAGCCTTTTTCCTGCACCCGGGTGAGGCCAGTCACGGCGATCTGGGGATGATCTCCGGCGGCGATCTCATCATCGCCATCTCCAACTCCGGCGAGAGCGACGAGATCCTGGCCCTGCTGCCGGTGCTCAAGCGCCGCGGAATCCCGCTTATCTGCATGACCGGCAACCCGACCTCTACCATGGCCAAAGAGGCCAACGTGCACCTGTGCATCAAGGTGGAGAAAGAGGCCTGTCCGCTCGGGTTGGCGCCCACCTCCAGCACCACGGCGACACTGGTGATGGGCGACGCGCTGGCGGTTGCCCTGCTGGAAGCGCGCGGCTTTACCGCCGACGATTTCGCCCTCTCTCACCCGGGTGGTTCGCTCGGCAAGCGGTTGCTGTTGCGAGTGGGCGACCTGATGCACAGTGGCGAGCTGTTGCCCCGGGTGGGGATCGATGCCACCATCAGCGAAGCGCTGCTGGAAGTGAGCCGCAAAGGGCTCGGTATGACCGCAGTGGTCGACCAGCACGGGCTGCTGGCGGGACTCTTCACTGATGGCGACCTGCGCCGCATTCTCGACCAGCAGGTCGATATTCATCGCACCCCCATCAGCCGCGTCATGACGGCCAACTGTGTTACCGTAGGGCCGGAGATGATGGCGGCAGAAGCCGTCAAGCTGATGGAAACGAGAAAAATCAACGGATTACTGGTTGTGGATGGCGACAAGCGCCCGCTGGGTGCCTTCAACATGCATGACCTGCTGAAAGCCGGAGTTATTTGA
- the mlaF gene encoding phospholipid ABC transporter ATP-binding protein MlaF — protein sequence MDNCLNNDLITVSDLTFSHGDRLLYDGINLTIPRGKVTAVMGPSGIGKTTLLRLIGGQLKPESGHILFDGEDIPALSRSRLYEVRKRMSMLFQSGALFTGMTVYDNVAFPLREHSGLPEELIHTIVMMKLQAVGLRGAAKLMPSELSGGMARRAALARAIALDPDLIMYDEPFVGQDPITMAVLVKLIKDLNDALGITSVIVTHDVKEVLSIADYAYIIANRKVVAHGTPEQLREEHNPEVEQFLKGLPDGPVPFHFPAGDLLQDL from the coding sequence ATGGACAATTGTTTGAACAATGACCTGATCACCGTCTCCGATCTGACCTTCAGTCACGGAGACAGGCTGCTGTATGACGGGATCAACCTGACCATTCCCCGTGGCAAGGTCACCGCCGTCATGGGCCCGAGCGGCATCGGCAAAACGACCCTGCTGCGGCTGATCGGGGGCCAGCTCAAACCAGAGTCCGGTCATATCCTGTTTGACGGGGAAGATATCCCCGCCCTCTCCCGTTCGCGCCTCTACGAGGTGCGCAAGCGGATGAGCATGCTGTTCCAGAGCGGTGCCCTCTTTACCGGCATGACGGTCTACGACAACGTGGCCTTCCCGTTGCGGGAGCACTCAGGTCTGCCGGAAGAGCTGATCCACACCATTGTCATGATGAAGCTGCAGGCTGTAGGTCTGCGCGGCGCGGCAAAACTGATGCCTTCCGAGCTCTCCGGCGGCATGGCCCGCCGGGCAGCACTGGCTCGCGCCATCGCGCTGGATCCAGATCTCATCATGTATGACGAGCCGTTTGTCGGCCAGGATCCCATCACCATGGCGGTGCTGGTCAAGCTAATAAAGGATTTGAATGATGCCCTTGGTATCACCTCCGTCATCGTCACCCACGACGTGAAAGAGGTGCTCAGCATCGCCGATTACGCCTACATCATCGCCAACCGCAAGGTGGTGGCACACGGTACGCCGGAACAGCTGCGCGAGGAACACAACCCCGAAGTCGAGCAGTTCCTCAAAGGATTGCCCGATGGTCCTGTTCCGTTTCACTTTCCGGCAGGCGACCTGCTACAGGATCTCTGA
- the mlaE gene encoding lipid asymmetry maintenance ABC transporter permease subunit MlaE has product MLISQISKLGRVGIRAITSLGRAAIMLFHALAGKPEPRKHFPLLVQQLYVVGVQSVAIILVSGLFIGMVLSLQGYNVLKDFGAEQSLGPLVSLSLLRELGPVVTALLFAGRAGSALTAEIGLMKATEQLSSLEMMAVDPLRRVVAPRFWAGVISMPLLAFMFSLIGIFGGKLVGVDWLGVDEGGFWSAMQASVDWHEDIMQGAIKSLIFALVVTWIALFNGYDAKPTSAGISQATTRTVVHSSLAVLGLDFILTAVMFG; this is encoded by the coding sequence ATGTTGATAAGTCAAATAAGCAAACTGGGGCGGGTCGGCATTCGCGCCATCACCTCCCTGGGTCGGGCAGCCATCATGCTGTTCCATGCGCTGGCAGGCAAACCCGAGCCACGCAAGCACTTCCCGTTGCTGGTGCAGCAGCTCTATGTAGTCGGGGTGCAGTCCGTCGCCATCATTCTGGTGTCAGGGCTGTTCATCGGCATGGTGCTGTCGCTGCAGGGTTACAACGTATTGAAGGATTTTGGTGCCGAGCAGAGTCTGGGCCCGCTGGTCTCTCTCTCCCTGTTGCGGGAGCTGGGCCCTGTGGTAACCGCACTGCTGTTTGCCGGTCGCGCCGGTTCGGCTCTCACTGCCGAGATCGGCCTGATGAAGGCGACCGAGCAGCTTTCGAGCCTCGAGATGATGGCAGTCGATCCGCTGCGCCGCGTGGTGGCGCCCCGCTTCTGGGCCGGGGTCATCAGCATGCCGCTGCTGGCCTTCATGTTCAGCCTGATCGGTATCTTTGGCGGCAAGCTGGTCGGGGTTGACTGGCTTGGCGTCGACGAAGGGGGCTTCTGGTCTGCCATGCAGGCCTCTGTCGACTGGCATGAAGATATCATGCAGGGTGCCATCAAGAGCCTGATCTTCGCTCTGGTGGTCACCTGGATAGCCCTCTTCAACGGCTATGATGCCAAGCCGACCTCGGCCGGGATCAGTCAGGCCACGACTCGTACCGTGGTTCACTCGTCCCTCGCCGTACTCGGCCTGGATTTTATTCTCACTGCAGTCATGTTTGGATAA
- the mlaD gene encoding outer membrane lipid asymmetry maintenance protein MlaD: MKFSKVEFLVGTFMLAGIGAILALALQVAGLSFKPEGETYTLRAHFDNIGGLKVRSPVKVGGVVVGRVSDIVLDPKTQVPEVTLQMEKSAGEFSETSTLSILTSGLLGEQYIGLAPGFTDEEMGTSMLKDGDLIEDTKSAIVLEDLIGKFLYSSQSSDSKSDSKKE; encoded by the coding sequence ATGAAGTTCAGCAAAGTAGAATTCCTGGTTGGCACCTTCATGCTGGCCGGCATCGGTGCCATTCTGGCGTTGGCACTGCAAGTGGCCGGTTTGAGCTTCAAACCGGAAGGAGAAACCTATACCCTGCGCGCGCATTTCGATAATATCGGCGGCCTGAAAGTCCGTTCGCCGGTCAAGGTCGGCGGCGTGGTGGTTGGCCGGGTCAGCGACATCGTGCTCGACCCGAAAACCCAGGTTCCCGAGGTCACCCTGCAGATGGAAAAGAGTGCCGGCGAGTTCTCCGAGACCAGCACCCTCTCCATCCTCACTTCCGGTCTGCTCGGCGAGCAGTACATCGGTCTGGCCCCCGGCTTTACCGACGAGGAGATGGGGACCAGCATGCTCAAGGATGGCGACCTGATTGAAGACACCAAATCCGCCATCGTGCTGGAAGATCTGATTGGCAAGTTCCTCTATAGCAGCCAGTCCTCCGACAGCAAGTCAGACAGCAAGAAGGAGTAA
- the mlaC gene encoding phospholipid-binding protein MlaC translates to MFKKIALLLGLMTSMFFSLSAQAVDATDPYALVDQAAKQTFARLKADQAEVKSNPDHLRVIIREELLPYVDNRFAAYKVLGNQIKETTPAQRDAFVAAFTEYMVSSYADALAHFDKQTVKVEPGKAPGTSNITAVNVSVKEAGKPDIFLEFKLRKNNKTGEWKAFDMVAEGISLLSAKQSELGGLIRQNGIDAVIKQLNEHNAKPLVLKK, encoded by the coding sequence ATGTTCAAGAAAATTGCCCTGCTGCTGGGTCTGATGACCAGCATGTTCTTTTCCCTGTCCGCTCAGGCGGTTGATGCCACCGATCCCTACGCATTAGTGGATCAGGCAGCCAAACAGACCTTTGCCCGCCTGAAAGCCGATCAGGCTGAGGTCAAAAGCAATCCGGATCACCTGCGGGTGATCATCCGCGAAGAGCTGCTGCCCTATGTGGACAACCGCTTCGCTGCCTACAAGGTACTGGGCAACCAGATCAAGGAGACCACTCCAGCCCAGCGTGACGCCTTCGTCGCCGCCTTTACCGAGTACATGGTGAGCTCCTACGCCGACGCGCTGGCCCACTTCGACAAGCAGACCGTCAAGGTCGAGCCGGGCAAGGCGCCGGGCACCAGCAACATCACCGCAGTCAACGTCAGTGTGAAAGAAGCCGGCAAGCCGGACATCTTCCTCGAGTTCAAGCTGCGCAAGAACAACAAGACCGGCGAGTGGAAAGCTTTCGACATGGTGGCAGAGGGGATCAGCCTGCTCTCCGCCAAGCAGAGCGAGCTGGGCGGCCTCATCCGCCAGAATGGCATCGATGCCGTGATCAAGCAGCTCAACGAACACAATGCCAAGCCGCTGGTACTCAAGAAATGA
- a CDS encoding STAS domain-containing protein — MILSGDLQAPQVKDLWQRRDEWWHDDRLELGGVATLDSAGLALLVKWAKAALARGVTPQLVGASSDFYTLANLYGVAGLFQSTPLTTEDA, encoded by the coding sequence ATGATCCTGAGCGGTGATCTGCAAGCGCCACAGGTCAAGGACCTGTGGCAACGCCGCGACGAGTGGTGGCATGATGACCGGCTCGAGCTGGGCGGGGTCGCCACCCTCGACTCCGCCGGGCTGGCACTGCTGGTCAAATGGGCTAAAGCCGCTCTCGCACGAGGCGTCACACCGCAACTGGTGGGCGCCTCCAGTGATTTCTATACCCTGGCCAACCTCTACGGGGTGGCCGGTTTGTTTCAGTCAACTCCGCTCACAACTGAGGACGCATAA
- the ibaG gene encoding BolA family iron metabolism protein IbaG, whose amino-acid sequence MQVSEIEAILLEALPLSEVHVKGDGSHYQVIAVGDMFDGMSRVKKQQAIYAPLMDKIASNAIHALSIKAFTDAEWKRERKFLMPS is encoded by the coding sequence ATGCAAGTCTCTGAAATTGAAGCGATACTCCTCGAGGCTCTGCCATTGTCCGAAGTCCATGTCAAAGGGGACGGTAGTCACTATCAGGTGATCGCCGTTGGTGACATGTTTGACGGCATGAGCCGGGTCAAGAAACAGCAGGCCATCTATGCCCCGCTGATGGACAAGATCGCCAGCAACGCCATTCACGCCCTCTCCATCAAGGCGTTCACCGACGCCGAGTGGAAACGCGAACGTAAATTCCTAATGCCCTCCTGA
- the murA gene encoding UDP-N-acetylglucosamine 1-carboxyvinyltransferase: MDKFKIDGRCTLNGEVTISGAKNAALPILFATLLCDEEVHLSNVPRLKDVGTTIKLLEMLGATTKVNGNVTVLTGAVNNHVAPYELVKTMRASILALGPLAARFGAADVSLPGGCAIGARPVNLHVHGLELMGAKITIEDGYIKARVDGRLKGAHILMDMVSVTGTENLMMAATLAEGRTVIENAAREPEVVDLAHFLNALGAKIQGAGTDTLIIDGVERLHGGSYSVQPDRIETGTFLVGAAVTGGKITCRNTDPTLLEAVLVKLEEAGALIEKGEDWITLDMTGRTLKPVTIKTAPYPAFPTDMQAQFTVLNAVAQGTGMITETIFENRFMHVPELVRMGADIELQGNVAICRDTAQLKGAQVMATDLRASASLVLAGFVAEGSTIVDRIYHIDRGYENIEQKLQGLGGRIERIKG, from the coding sequence ATGGACAAATTCAAAATCGATGGTCGTTGTACTCTCAACGGCGAAGTGACCATCTCCGGCGCCAAAAACGCCGCGCTGCCGATCCTGTTCGCAACCCTGCTCTGTGATGAAGAGGTTCACCTCTCCAACGTACCGCGCCTGAAAGACGTGGGCACCACCATCAAGCTGCTGGAAATGCTGGGCGCCACCACCAAGGTCAACGGCAATGTGACCGTGCTGACCGGTGCCGTGAACAACCACGTTGCCCCCTACGAGCTGGTGAAGACCATGCGCGCCTCCATTCTGGCGCTGGGCCCGTTGGCCGCCCGCTTCGGTGCTGCCGATGTCTCCCTGCCCGGCGGCTGCGCCATCGGTGCCCGTCCGGTAAACCTGCACGTCCACGGTCTGGAGCTGATGGGCGCCAAGATCACCATCGAGGATGGCTACATCAAGGCCCGCGTCGATGGTCGCCTGAAGGGTGCCCACATCCTGATGGATATGGTCTCCGTCACCGGTACCGAAAACCTGATGATGGCCGCCACCCTGGCTGAAGGCCGTACCGTGATCGAAAACGCCGCGCGCGAGCCGGAAGTGGTCGATTTGGCCCACTTCCTCAACGCGCTGGGTGCCAAGATCCAGGGCGCAGGCACCGACACCCTGATCATCGACGGCGTCGAGCGTCTGCACGGCGGCAGCTATAGCGTCCAGCCTGACCGTATCGAAACCGGTACCTTCCTGGTGGGCGCAGCGGTTACCGGCGGCAAGATCACCTGCCGCAACACCGACCCGACCCTACTGGAAGCGGTACTGGTCAAGCTGGAAGAGGCTGGCGCCCTGATTGAGAAGGGTGAAGACTGGATCACCCTCGACATGACTGGCCGCACGCTCAAGCCGGTCACCATCAAGACTGCCCCCTACCCGGCATTCCCGACCGACATGCAGGCCCAGTTCACCGTGCTGAACGCGGTGGCCCAAGGCACCGGCATGATCACCGAGACCATCTTCGAGAACCGCTTCATGCACGTTCCCGAGCTGGTTCGGATGGGCGCCGACATCGAGTTGCAGGGCAACGTGGCCATCTGCCGCGACACCGCCCAGCTCAAGGGTGCCCAGGTGATGGCGACCGATCTGCGCGCCTCTGCCAGCCTGGTACTGGCCGGCTTCGTTGCTGAAGGCTCCACCATCGTCGACCGCATCTACCACATCGACCGTGGCTACGAGAACATCGAGCAGAAGCTGCAAGGTCTGGGTGGCCGCATCGAGCGCATCAAGGGCTGA